One window of Quercus robur chromosome 5, dhQueRobu3.1, whole genome shotgun sequence genomic DNA carries:
- the LOC126725847 gene encoding putative receptor-like protein kinase At1g80870, which yields MKIPVNSMPICSSSFLVTKPNPLTSKNPNHPTMPSRPLAPTPSFTSPAPSFFTRTRVLFLTLTISASIVIFLSILYFLYHIWHSLVHRAKTIPFDSSAPLKLQRFSYRELKQATNAFDTANVIGKGGSGTVFRGILRDGKLIAIKRLDTLSLQSEREFQNELQILGGLRSPFLVTLLGYCVEKNKRVLVYEYMPNKSLQESLFGDGCLGLSWERRFDIILDVARALEFLHLGCDPPVIHGDIKPSNVLLDSECRARISDFGLSRIKVEGEFGVDLFSQDLGKSQELSGNLAAETPATATPVESAHEVDFALALQASSSSKNSKMSYNVRALNLNSSNYNANMANESDIKPCSAKGKEVSVVDIGGDDWNNRFVPYDDDFSSIYHSKELNCNAFSGVDEEADTKQWGKDWWWRQDGSGELCSKDYVMEWIGSQICPTTNPDWDEEKKSVPEQNNLDDSTPLDKLEDVNDPQLQEIGFEDLDKGLEKKESRGKRSRKKKQRKIQEWWKEEHLDEISKKSSKLKNLETKWRKGFKIPHFGLGRQFYFHRRKNFGEQCQNECDPNGEFSFRRGWKKKSSRSIGSDMWSGDLFSRELSSTTSMRGTLCYVAPEYGGCGYLMEKADIYSLGVLILVIVSGRRPLHVLASPMKLEKANLISWCRQLAQVGNVLELVDERLKDDYNKDQAGLCINLALTCLQKLPELRPDIGEIVKILKGEMDHPPLPLEFSPPPSSKLFSRSRRKQKSNAE from the coding sequence ATGAAGATCCCTGTCAATTCCATGCCCATTTgttcttcttcatttcttgttaCCAAACCAAACCCACTAACCTCCAAAAACCCAAACCACCCCACCATGCCTTCAAGACCCTTAGCTCCAACTCCTAGCTTCACTTCTCCAGCTCCAAGTTTCTTCACCAGAACCAGGGTCTTGTTCTTGACCCTGACCATCTCAGCTTCCATTGTTATATTCCTCTCAATCCTTTACTTTCTTTATCACATCTGGCACTCCCTTGTACACAGAGCTAAAACCATCCCCTTTGACTCCAGTGCTCCTCTCAAGCTCCAAAGATTCTCATACAGAGAGCTAAAGCAAGCCACCAATGCCTTTGACACTGCCAATGTCATAGGCAAAGGTGGGTCAGGTACTGTGTTTAGAGGAATACTCAGAGATGGTAAACTCATCGCTATAAAGCGTTTGGACACTCTTTCTTTGCAGTCAGAGAGAGAGTTCCAGAATGAGCTGCAGATTCTTGGTGGCCTAAGGTCACCATTTTTAGTCACACTATTGGGATACTGTGTGGAAAAGAACAAAAGAGTGTTGGTTTATGAGTATATGCCCAATAAGAGCCTGCAAGAATCACTTTTTGGAGATGGGTGTTTGGGTTTGAGTTGGGAAAGGAGGTTTGACATAATATTGGACGTTGCTAGAGCTCTAGAATTCTTGCACCTTGGATGTGATCCACCAGTGATTCATGGTGATATTAAGCCCAGCAATGTTTTGCTTGATTCTGAGTGTCGGGCAAGGATTTCGGATTTTGGTTTGTCAAGGATTAAGGTGGAGGGTGAGTTTGGTGTGGATTTGTTCAGCCAGGACTTGGGGAAGAGCCAAGAGCTTTCAGGGAATTTGGCTGCAGAGACACCAGCTACTGCTACTCCTGTGGAGAGTGCTCATGAGGTAGATTTTGCTCTTGCTTTACAAGCTTCCTCTTCATCCAAAAATAGTAAGATGTCTTATAATGTTAGAGCTTTAAACTTGAATTCTTCGAATTATAATGCTAACATGGCAAATGAGAGTGATATTAAGCCTTGTAGTGCAAAAGGGAAGGAGGTCTCAGTAGTAGACATTGGTGGGGATGATTGGAATAATAGATTTGTGCCTTATGATGATGACTTTTCTAGCATTTATCATAGTAAGGAGTTGAATTGTAATGCATTTTCGGGTGTTGATGAGGAGGCTGATACAAAACAATGGGGGAAGGATTGGTGGTGGAGGCAGGATGGGAGTGGTGAATTGTGTAGTAAGGATTATGTTATGGAGTGGATAGGGAGTCAGATTTGCCCAACAACAAATCCTGATTGggatgaagaaaagaagagtGTTCCTGAGCAAAATAACTTGGATGATTCGACTCCGTTAGATAAATTAGAAGATGTGAATGATCCCCAATTACAAGAAATTGGATTTGAAGATCTTGATAAAGGGTTGGAGAAAAAAGAGTCAAGGGGCAAGAGAAGTCGTaagaagaagcagagaaagATACAAGAGTGGTGGAAAGAAGAGCACCTTGATGAGATTAGCAAGAAGAGTAGTAAGCTTAAAAATCTTGAAACCAAGTGGAGGAAAGGCTTCAAAATACCACATTTTGGTCTTGGTAGACAGTTTTACTTCCATAGACGAAAGAACTTTGGGGAGCAATGTCAAAATGAATGTGATCCAAATGGGGAGTTCAGTTTTAGAAGGGGATGGAAGAAAAAGAGCAGCCGTTCTATTGGCAGTGACATGTGGAGTGGAGATCTCTTTAGTCGTGAACTTAGCAGTACCACAAGTATGAGAGGGACTTTGTGCTATGTGGCACCAGAATATGGTGGGTGCGGGTACTTAATGGAGAAGGCTGATATTTACAGTCTAGGAGTTTTGATTCTTGTGATTGTATCTGGTCGAAGGCCATTACATGTTCTTGCCTCCCCAATGAAGCTTGAGAAAGCAAACTTAATAAGCTGGTGTCGTCAGTTAGCTCAAGTGGGAAATGTTTTAGAACTTGTGGATGAGAGGTTGAAAGATGATTATAATAAGGACCAGGCAGGCTTGTGTATAAACCTGGCTCTCACTTGCTTACAGAAATTGCCAGAGTTGCGGCCAGATATTGGTGAAATAGTTAAGATATTGAAAGGGGAGATGGATCACCCACCACTCCCACTTGAGTTTTCTCCTCCCCCATCTTCCAAATTGTTCAGTAGGTCAAGGAGAAAACAGAAGTCAAATGCAGAGTAA